A region of the Sarcophilus harrisii chromosome 3, mSarHar1.11, whole genome shotgun sequence genome:
ACAAGTATTCAAATATATGAACAAGAACCAAAGaaagatagtaaaagaaaaatcacaatgaagaacaaaaattgaTATAACTAGGAAAAACCcccaagaaatataaatatattcgaTAAATATATCGAATAAAGGTTCTGAAAAGTGACTGTGAATGATGTTCTTTTACTTGTGCTTTGCTTCCTCAGCATTGATTAATAAATATCTTTGCACAATTCTTTGCAGTTTTTCAATTTAGCCTCTCTTATAATGAAATGATATTCAAATAATTTCATGTCACAATTTACTTAACCATTTCTCAATCCTTGGATacatcatttgcattttgttttgtttttaaattttgctacTAAAAATAGtgttgttatgaatatttttgtactgaTGTATTTTATCTTCTATTCTCTAATTATCTTAGGTGAATTAGGAtgttaacaagcacttattaagaacttaatgccagacactgtgctaattactgggaatacaaatacaaacaaaatgagCCCTGCTCTCTGGGAGCTCATATTCTAGTGAGGAAGACCACacataaaaagaagatgaaaagaagtaaagaaagaagggagtggggggaagggataGGGAAGGCATGATGGAGAATTTCAGAGGAGTTCAGTCAGACTGGAGCTGGAGAGATGGCTAAATTGGTCACCCTATTTAAATGGAGGTTCTGAAAGAAGGCCCTGAGATCAGAAGGCACTTCCAAAGTATAGTTCCAGGGCTGAAGTGATTTTCAAAGATTTCTGAAGCATAGTAGAGAAGACCAGAGTAGTGTAGTTTGGTAGGGGGGAAAgttatacattataaatataaacCTCATACACGTGGAGAGTTGGGAAACTTCCGCCAAGAAAGCACTGAAGATTTTCACAGCAATTTTAGGGACAGGATGAAAAATTGTTACATACTTTATAGTAGTTGTTGTTGATTTCTATAGGATAGGTAAATGAGTCATTGCTGCCAATTTCTAGAGTCCATTGGCTGGTAGTCCTTAATCTCTAGATTGTTCAGCAGGTATTCCTAAATAATTTAGGGTACCAAAAATGTAATCTCACAATGGTAAGATTAGTTGCACTTTCAAGGAATATCTGTTTTTATTATGCTGAGTTCTTGGCTTACATCATTTATAGAGAATTCAAGGAAGATGTTAAATCCCATTTGAATAaagcttgtatttttatttttaaggctttttttcccttttcttacacAGACATCAATTCAAAATGTTAAGGAACCTGAAGCATATGAAAGAACAATTGTGGTTTCTAATGTTCCAGTTGAAAATGTTAGTGATGAAGCCATGGCAGATATTCTAAGGAATTATTTCGAGAAGGCTAAtaacaaagatggaaaaatagaaaatataacataTCCAACAAATATCAAAGGAGTTGCATTTGTGACATTCAAGGAAATAAAAggtatttcaaaatttatttcttccaaattaaaaaaaaaatatttacagcaaaatgaaaaatccaCTAAAATGCTTTAATGGATTTGGCAACTCATTGACAACTTTCCTTTCATATAATTGTTTAATTAAGTCAAAGAGAATACCAAAAAAATGTAACTTAACTTGGGAGATGGAGAATAAAAATGTGTTTACCCAGGAAATTGAAACTCAACATAAGTGAGGAGATAAGAGAGCATCTAGTTACTTCTGATAAATTCATGTTAGTGGGACCATATGGGCTATATGATTGGATACAGAAATAACCCACTGCCAgtaatctttaaaaattcttggGACTCCTACAGGTTTGTGGGTATGGCAGGTTCAACATAATTTGGAGCAATGGGATATAGCAACTAAAGCAACTCTGGAATATGCtaccttaatttataaaatgcaaaactattacaatgaaattatcatttctaatttattttgccTTGGTCGGACCCAACATGTCAATTGTGGAAGTCTCATATTTGAGTCCATAACCTGTTTCTAAATTCAATACtatttccattgtaccacacttTCTTCAATACATATCTAAgctattgccaaatcttgtcatttctgctTTCACATTTCCAAATCCACATTGCCATGAATAAGCCATTCTACCTTCTGGTTTTAGAACATTTAGAACAACCTTCTAATTAATCTTTTAATCTCAATTCACCCCATCCCCCTATTTTatctgttaaaaataattttcctaaagagtAGACATAAtcatattacttatttttaataaacttcATTCTCTTGTAAATTCTCTGAGGGCaaggactgccttttgcctctttttgtatgccccccttagtaggcacttagtaaatgttaattgattgataaatTGCATTTTTGTTAACTCTACACCCAAATCTAAACTTTTTTGCTTGGCATTTATAATCCTGTTCCAATCTGCCTTTCCATATTTATGACAGTATTCTCCACACATAGTCTATGGTACAGTCAAATTGgccttcttttccatctctattgCTTATTCCTTGGTTGTCCTCCAGgctaggaatttattttttttcatatcttagTATCCCTATTTTCCTTAAAGACTTGGCTTTAGTgataccttctacatgaagccttctTACCTACAACTAGTAGTGTTCCCCcaacaaaaaaacaacatatctatttttcttatttttttttttttattatacatgtttatatacatagtGTCATCAACATTAGcagatttaaaatttaattatggTCAGAAGTTGTTATATCTTTGTCATTGTATCTCACCTGCCCAGCACAATACTTGTCACATGGCATATGCTTAACAAATATACATTAACTAATTACaagatcttcctaattctgaaatcctatgattttataaaataaaaatagcttttcatttgGTATGGAAAGCTATTTCAGTATTAACATGTTTATTCTTTAAAGTAAGATTTTCCATATATAGAACATAATTTTGGAAGTGAGACTATAAGTTCTACAAAATTGCTAGAAGTAATGAATGTTTTTGATGTTTACTTTTgagggaaaaggtgaaaattgGCAAAAAACATGAGCGcaattatataaatttgtatttccTGTTTAGCTGCTGAGAATGTCCTTAAAAAGGAGAAACACTGTCTAATAGAGGAGAAGTTACTTCCAACTTGCCTCACTGTATCTCATTTCAGTGAAAATGTGAGTATGTACCTTGTGCTAAGCATATTCCTGAAATTCCATCCCCTCCAGGAAGACTTTCTTATTATGGCCAAGTTAACAACAATATTTATCTTTCCCTGAAACCCTTTTTTATACTTTCCCAGTCTTGTCCAGGCCACTGCCATCTTCCTAGGCACTCAGGCTTGTAACTTTTGTATCATCCTTGCCTTTTCTCTTGCACTTACTTTATATATCCAATATGCTGtcttgtcatttttaccttcagAAGATCTCCTATACATCCCCTTCTACTAATAACAGTCACATCACCTCCTGTCTCTATTATTGCAGTAATCTTTTTAttactttccctccctctctaatccattctctATTTAGCTCAAGGGCTTATGGATTCCTTCTTGACTCCATAAGCtcttactcttttatttttagaatcaaatataaaatggtctgtttgatatttaaagttcttcacaactcTGCCTTTTCTCGTCTTTCCAATATTATGTTTTACTCCCTTTCTTGTATTCTACAAAGGAttaagtttgattttgtttttcacttaCAAGACTTCATTTCCCTAACTCTTTGCCTTTTCATTTGATAATCCCATGCTTGGAATGGTTTCACTCCCCACCTCTACTTGCTGGCTTCTCTGGCTCTCTTCAAGATAGCTCAACTCCTATCTCTTATAGAAGACTTTTCCAAGTCTCCACACACCctactcctcctcctttttcttcacaGATGATACCTTCCTTGTGAACTAACTTGTATTTATTCTCACTCTTTATCTTATATGAACTTAACTGTTTGTCTGTAgcctccccattagaatgtaaaatccCTGAGGACAAGAATTgtattttgtcattctttatatCACCATCactaagcacagtgcctagtacatatagagtgcttaataaatgcttgttgattgactgacaatGCACACAGCCCAAATTCATGTAAGGGACAAGATTTATACAAATTTTCAGTCTTTGGAAATTTGGTTTATACTTCTGAAATTTTGTAATATATGCTTTCAATTTATTTTggttaattaaaatataaaaaaaatatgtggatggggggaagaaggtcATTTTCTGACATAAGGTGATATTTTGGAAAAGTCCCAGAAGATCTGAATAAATACAGTTAGGATCTTTAAGCAAGAATTTCTAAAACAAGAAAAGGTGAGCAAAGGGTTGGAGGAATTAAGGGAAGTAGAATCTTCAGGgcaatttgatttaaaaagtgGATTCAGAATTTTGGTCTTGATATACAATGTAATAGAAGATTAGAAGCAGGAAGTATGACAAGAACATacttgcatgacttcatatgaaAGCTAACTAGGGCCTAGACTATGACTAAATCAATAGAtgtaagaaagaaaagttttactTTAAATACAATGCCTTTgaataattcaatttcaatttctttccttttaaattttaggtCATTCGTTGTGTTTTTGTTCATCTTGATTTATCCATTTTTGGAAAGAGAGTTATTCTAGAAAATCTGGTGACTGAACTTAAGGAAAAAATCCCATCCTTGAAATTCTACCCTGTGCAAACTAATGGGATAGTTGGTGTTAAAGGGTCATTTTTAGCCATCAAGAAGCTAAAGGAAGTTTTGTTGTTATGGGCCAGTTCTCTTCATGGAAATGACATTAATTGGTTCAgtctgagaaaaaagaagaaaacaaaaagccttCCAGAATGGAGCACATCTGTATCATCAATCCAGTCTGCAATGCCAAATACCACTGAAAACGAAGAGATAATTGTCATTGATACAGATGTATTTAAATACATGAAGTATGGTAACCAAATGTATGAAAAGgctttaaaagattttaatattGTGAGTCAAGAGATAGTTGATGATGAAATCACCACAATATGTTTAAGGTGTTCTGATTCTCATTCTGATTATTTGAAAAAACTAAAGAATTTAATTGAGGAATTTTCATACTCTCTTTCTCTTGAGCTTCGAAAAGAGACATTGTCTTTTGAtgaaaaggatatgaataaggaGAAGCAGATTAAGTTAGCATGTCAAGTTTTGGAGCCACAGTATCCCCAGATTCTAGTTGAATATAATTCTAAGCATATTGATATCTTAGGGAATTCTAGTGATGTCTATCAATTCAAAAAACTTGTCATAAAGTCTGCAAGGGAAAAAGATAACTTCAGAAAGCACTATTATACTAACTAAAATGTTCAAGGCCCTCAAATCATTCTCCACAACCAATAATTtcataggaaaatataaatttaaacctGTCCTTTAGAACATCTAGATGGTCATGATTATGATTCTGTCAGTATgataaatatgtagaaaaatatgtaTTCCTTTCAAATAGAGTGCCAACACAAATCATGCTAGAGTGACActtaaagatgttttaaaatcAGATCTTCATCAATTAACAATTATCCACTATGGTAAGACTATTTGATATTTaacttcctttataattttgGGCATGTTATTCTTTAGTTTTCTCCCcaaggactttatttttttaaaagtaataaattttattgaaatcttctgtttttatatttatttcatttcttcttttatcctgCCCCCTTGCCCTCTCCCAGAAAGCAATCCttttaacaaatagaaaaaaatagaggatgagaaaaaaaatcagcaaaacaagTCAACATATTGGAAAAACATGACATTAATGCAATATTGTAAacatattatttgtatttaaaatttttgatgtcTTTTCTCTTCTTGACCCGTTCTCCagatcttctaattttcttatgagatgtttcacattcttttttatttttttcattctttatattttgttttattatttcttggtctcttacaACTTCACTAGCTTTCCCTTGCtcaatttaaattttcaaagagCCATTTTCTTAAAACTCTGGATCTCTGGGGAACAAAGATGGCGGAGAAGAGACATGTCTTTATCAATACCAagtcaagcctctgaactggttttggagtgacagaactccCATATATTTGGGTGAaacaaatttccagtagaagGTATTTTTGAAGTTTTGGTGCttcttttttccaaaacacaaccaggtgataaaagagttcagatcttttactgtgtccttcaatatagcccggttagctcaggcctatctctctgcctggttctaagagctctgccTGAatttctccaaatccaaaggtttgtccttctggcTCTCATAAAAGAGTCAAGCTGGAGCCCTTTCTTTCCAGAGAGTCAAAACATGCTACACCCTAAGGACCCTCTGTCTACTGTAATCCT
Encoded here:
- the RBM43 gene encoding RNA-binding protein 43, with translation MTSIQNVKEPEAYERTIVVSNVPVENVSDEAMADILRNYFEKANNKDGKIENITYPTNIKGVAFVTFKEIKAAENVLKKEKHCLIEEKLLPTCLTVSHFSENVIRCVFVHLDLSIFGKRVILENLVTELKEKIPSLKFYPVQTNGIVGVKGSFLAIKKLKEVLLLWASSLHGNDINWFSLRKKKKTKSLPEWSTSVSSIQSAMPNTTENEEIIVIDTDVFKYMKYGNQMYEKALKDFNIVSQEIVDDEITTICLRCSDSHSDYLKKLKNLIEEFSYSLSLELRKETLSFDEKDMNKEKQIKLACQVLEPQYPQILVEYNSKHIDILGNSSDVYQFKKLVIKSAREKDNFRKHYYTN